Proteins found in one Coffea eugenioides isolate CCC68of chromosome 5, Ceug_1.0, whole genome shotgun sequence genomic segment:
- the LOC113770766 gene encoding NEDD8-activating enzyme E1 regulatory subunit AXR1-like — translation MAEPKTKYDRQLRIWGEQGQAALERSSICLLNCGPTGSETLKNLVLGGVGSITIVDGSKVEVGDLGNNFMVDESCVGQSKAKCVCSFLQELNDAVKAKFIEEYPQALIESNPSFFSQFTLVVGTQLVEDSMVKLDRICRDANVALVFARSYGLTGFIRISVKEHTVIESKPDHFLDDLRLNNPWPELRSFADTIDLNTSDPVVHKHTPYVIILVKMAEEWAKSHGGCLPSTRDEKKQFKDLIKARMIAIDEDNYKEAMEASFKVYAPRGISSELEKIINDGSAEVGSSSSEFWVTVAALKDFIDNEGNGEAPLEGSIPDMTSSTELYVNLQKIYQAKAVADFIAVEQKVRHILKIIGRDPYSISNAYIKSFCKNARKLRVCRYRPIEDEFNTPVQAELQKCLTDEDYSYAAGFYILLRAADRFAANYNSFPGQFEGGMDEDISRLKSIAVSLLSDLGCNGSSLIEDLINEMCRYGAAELHAVAALIGGIASQEVIKLITRQFVPMSGTFIFNGIDHKSQLLLL, via the exons ATGGCGGAACCCAAAACGAAGTACGATCGTCAGCTCAG AATATGGGGTGAGCAAGGACAGGCTGCACTTGAGAGATCTAGTATATGCTTGTTGAATTGTGGGCCAACAGGTTCAGAAACATTGAAAAATCTTGTTCTTGGTGGGGTTGGAAGTATCACCATTGTCGATGGCTCAAAAGTTGAAGTGGGTGACCTTGGGAATAACTTCATGG TGGACGAATCATGTGTGGGACAATCGAAGGCCAAATGTGTGTGTTCATTTCTTCAGGAGCTAAATGATGCCGTTAAAGCCAAGTTTATTGAAGAGTATCCCCAGGCATTGATTGAGTCAAATCCATCATTCTTCTCACAGTTCACTCTGGTAGTGGGCACACAG ctggTTGAAGATTCAATGGTGAAATTGGACAGAATCTGTCGAGATGCAAATGTTGCTCTGGTATTTGCACGCTCATATGGTCTAACAGGTTTTATTCGGATCAGTGTGAAG GAGCATACTGTGATTGAGTCAAAGCCTGATCACTTTTTGGATGATCTCCGGCTAAATAACCCATGGCCAGAGCTCAGAAG TTTTGCAGACACTATTGATTTGAACACATCTGATCCAGTCGTCCATAAGCACACCCCTTACGTCATCATTCTCGTTAAGATGGCAGAAGAGTGGGCAAAAAGTCATGGTGGATGCCTTCCATCAACTAGAGATGagaagaaacaattcaag GACCTAATTAAAGCCAGGATGATTGCAATTGATGAGGACAATTATAAAGAGGCAATGGAAGCTTCATTTAAAGTCTATGCTCCTAGAGGAATCA GTTCAGAGTTAGAGAAGATAATTAATGATGGTAGTGCTGAAGTTGGTTCAAGTTCATCAGAGTTTTGGGTGACTGTGGCAGCTCTAAAG GATTTCATTGACAATGAAGGGAATGGGGAGGCACCTCTTGAGGGTTCAATACCGGATATGACATCATCCACTGA GTTGTATGTAAATTTGCAGAAGATTTACCAAGCAAAGGCTGTGGCAGATTTTATTGCTGTGGAGCAAAAAGTCAGGCATATCCTGAAAATAATTGGTAGAGATCCATATAGCATCTCAAATGCTTACATAAAAAGCTTCTGTAAAAATGCAAGGAAACTCCGA GTTTGTAGGTATCGGCCCATTGAGGATGAGTTCAACACCCCAGTCCAAGCAGAATTACAGAAGTGTCTGACTGATGAAGACTACAG TTATGCTGCAGGGTTCTACATTCTGCTTCGAGCTGCGGACCGTTTTGCTGCAAACTATAATAGTTTCCCTGGCCAATTTGAGGG TGGGATGGATGAGGATATTTCCAGATTGAAAAGTATTGCGGTCAGCCTCCTTAGTGATCTGGGCTGTAATGGTTCATCTTTAATAGAAGATCTTATAAATGAAATGTGCCGGTATGGTGCTGCAGAGCTTCACGCTGTGGCTGCCCTTATTGGTGGAATTGCATCACAGGAAGTGATCAAG CTCATCACAAGGCAGTTTGTTCCTATGTCTGGGACTTTCATCTTCAATGGCATTGATCACAAGTCTCAACTGTTACTGTTATAA